A region of the Alphaproteobacteria bacterium genome:
TCAGCGCGATGATTGCCGAGATTGTAGAGCCGGTGCGGTGCGTCGTGGTGACGATCGGGAGGCCTGTCGAGGCAGGCGAGAACGCCGTCGACGATATCGTCGATATAGGTAAAGTCCCGCCGCATGTTGCCGTGATTGAAGAGTTGGATCGGCCGATCCTCGAACATCGCCTTCGTGAAGATGTACATCGCCATGTCCGGACGTCCCCACGGTCCATAAACCGTGAAAAAGCGCAGGCCCGTCGCGGGAAGCCCGAAAAGGTGACTATAGGCGTAGCTGATCAGCTCCGCTGAACACTTTGTCGCCGCATAGAGCGAAACCGGCCGGTCCACGCGATCCCCGACCGAGAACGGCCGCTTGGCGTTGCCCCCATAAACCGAGGACGAGCTTGCGTAGACGAGATGGTCGAGTTCTTCGAGGCGCCGCGCGAGTTCGAGCACCATGTAGTGCCCCTGGACGTTCGCATGGATATAAGCACCGGGGTTTTGTATCGAATACCGCACGCCCGCTTGCGCCGCCAAATGCACGATGCGCGTAATGCCCGGGTGTTTCAACGCGAGCGCCAAAAGGACGCCGTCCTCGGCGACGTCGCCGCGTTCGAAGGCGAAGCGGTCGACCGACGTCAGTTCCGCAAGCCGGGCCTCCTTGAGGCGCACGTCATAATAGTCGTTCAAGTTGTCGATGCCGACGACCGCCTCACCGCGGGCGAGAAGCGCTCGGCTTACGTGAAAGCCAATGAAGCCAGCAGCCCCCGTGACCAAGACCGTCATGCCTGCTCCTGCCGCCGGATCGAAACGACGCTCCTTTTACCGGCGTCATAACGAGCTGTCTATGCCGGCTCGATTCGACGGCCATCCGTACCGCCGGAGGGCCGCCGTCCGGTGCTTCCGAGCGATCCGTTGCGACCGTATCGATCCCCTATCCCTGGGGCGTTTCGTTTGCGCCGAGAAGATGCTAAGGAGTGCGCCATGCGCATGGATGCAAAGCCGCCCGGCGAGACACGCCCCGCATGACGGATCGGGCCGAACAAGTCGAAACGCCCTCGGGAAAAGGAGCGGAAGACGAGAATTTTCCTGTGGGCTCGCTGCTGTTGCCGAAGGCGCTTAGGCCTCATGTGGCGCTCTTTTATGATTTTGCCCGGGCGATCGACGACATCGCCGACAATCCATCGCTCAAGCCCGCCGAAAAAACGGCCCGGCTGGACGGCTTCGCGGCGGCCATTCTCGGCCGAGGCTCGGGCGATCCAGCTTACCGCAAAGCGCACCTCCTGCGCGCGAGC
Encoded here:
- a CDS encoding NAD-dependent epimerase/dehydratase family protein, with the translated sequence MTVLVTGAAGFIGFHVSRALLARGEAVVGIDNLNDYYDVRLKEARLAELTSVDRFAFERGDVAEDGVLLALALKHPGITRIVHLAAQAGVRYSIQNPGAYIHANVQGHYMVLELARRLEELDHLVYASSSSVYGGNAKRPFSVGDRVDRPVSLYAATKCSAELISYAYSHLFGLPATGLRFFTVYGPWGRPDMAMYIFTKAMFEDRPIQLFNHGNMRRDFTYIDDIVDGVLACLDRPPDRHHDAPHRLYNLGNHRAEELRRVVSLIERETNRQAKIELAPMQPGDVPETFADIEATTRDIGFAPRTSIDEGVPRFVEWYRAFHGV